In Spirochaetaceae bacterium, one DNA window encodes the following:
- the radC gene encoding DNA repair protein RadC, producing the protein MPGAVPVRRETEPGESIRYREVNYHADVRDLPPAERPRERLLAAGARILSNAELIAVLLRSGSAGANVLQLSARLLADFGGLRGLAHASVAELCSLRGISETKACQILAALELGRRSASLGPADRPLISTPEDVDLLLRADLAPLAQEKLYVLLLNTKQELLRVHEVYQGTVNSASVRIAEVLRPAIKDNCPNIVVAHNHPSGDPCPSADDIRVTRRLARSAETMDICLHDHVVIAAAGFVSMKRRGLGFDPDLPN; encoded by the coding sequence TTGCCCGGCGCCGTACCGGTGCGCCGCGAAACAGAACCGGGCGAGTCGATCCGTTACCGGGAGGTCAACTACCACGCGGACGTGCGCGACCTGCCGCCTGCCGAACGCCCGCGTGAACGGCTGCTGGCGGCCGGTGCGCGAATTCTGTCCAACGCCGAGTTGATCGCGGTCCTGCTGCGTTCCGGATCGGCGGGCGCCAACGTGCTGCAGCTGTCGGCACGGTTGCTCGCCGATTTTGGCGGCCTGCGCGGCCTGGCGCACGCTTCGGTGGCGGAGCTGTGCTCGCTGCGCGGGATCAGCGAGACCAAGGCGTGCCAGATTCTGGCCGCGCTGGAGCTGGGGCGGCGCTCAGCCTCGCTCGGACCCGCGGACCGGCCGCTGATCAGCACGCCCGAAGATGTCGACCTTCTGCTGCGCGCCGATCTCGCGCCGCTGGCGCAGGAGAAACTGTACGTACTGCTGCTCAACACCAAGCAGGAGCTGCTGCGCGTGCACGAGGTGTACCAAGGCACGGTCAATTCGGCGTCGGTGCGGATTGCCGAAGTGCTCCGGCCGGCGATCAAGGACAATTGCCCCAACATCGTCGTGGCACACAACCATCCCTCCGGCGATCCCTGTCCCAGCGCCGATGACATCCGCGTCACCCGCCGACTGGCGCGCAGTGCCGAAACGATGGACATTTGCCTGCACGACCACGTGGTGATCGCCGCCGCCGGCTTCGTGAGCATGAAACGCCGCGGCCTCGGCTTCGACCCGGACCTGCCGAATTGA
- a CDS encoding sodium:calcium antiporter, with protein sequence MEAWLTGLAQQLPLPALFAIIAGSILVLVKGADLLVDQAVALSLRWGVPTMLIGATIVSIGTTLPEASVSVFAALQGAPGLALGNAVGSIIADTGLILGLAILIGRVPVERRLVSRQSWIQVASALLLVAACVPYLALRATFSAGGRLPQLVGVAFLVLLALYLWRSIAWSKDAPAPGAEEAEAHAGGANENTLPALLKLAAGLAMVVVGSRLLIPAVEETALRLHIPDAIIAATLVAFGTSLPELVTSVTAVRKGHGALAIGNVLGADVLNVLFVSGAAAAATRGGLEVPPQFFFLFFPSMLFVVLVLRVGVSRAEGEFSKGFGVVLLAAYLITVVLGYVVPGAPRDPHG encoded by the coding sequence ATGGAAGCATGGCTGACCGGACTGGCTCAGCAACTACCGCTCCCCGCCCTGTTTGCGATCATCGCGGGATCGATCCTGGTGCTGGTCAAGGGCGCGGACCTGCTGGTCGACCAGGCGGTGGCGCTGTCGCTGCGCTGGGGGGTACCCACCATGCTGATCGGCGCCACCATCGTCAGCATCGGCACCACCCTGCCGGAGGCTTCGGTCAGCGTGTTCGCGGCGCTGCAGGGCGCCCCCGGCCTGGCGCTCGGCAACGCGGTCGGCTCCATTATCGCCGACACCGGGCTGATCCTCGGTCTGGCCATCCTGATCGGGCGGGTGCCGGTCGAACGGCGGCTGGTGAGCCGGCAGAGCTGGATCCAGGTGGCGAGCGCGCTGTTGCTGGTGGCGGCGTGCGTACCCTACCTTGCGTTGCGCGCCACCTTCAGCGCCGGCGGACGGCTGCCGCAACTGGTCGGGGTCGCCTTCCTGGTGCTGCTTGCGCTCTACCTGTGGCGCTCCATCGCCTGGTCGAAGGACGCACCGGCGCCCGGCGCGGAGGAGGCCGAGGCGCATGCCGGCGGCGCCAACGAGAACACGCTGCCGGCGCTGCTGAAGCTGGCGGCGGGCCTGGCGATGGTGGTGGTCGGGTCGCGCCTGCTGATTCCGGCCGTGGAGGAGACCGCGCTGCGCCTGCACATACCGGACGCCATCATCGCCGCCACGCTGGTCGCGTTCGGCACCTCGCTGCCGGAGCTGGTCACCTCGGTCACGGCGGTGCGCAAGGGGCACGGCGCCCTGGCGATCGGCAACGTGCTCGGCGCCGACGTGCTGAACGTGCTGTTCGTGAGCGGCGCCGCCGCTGCCGCCACCCGCGGCGGGCTGGAGGTGCCGCCGCAGTTCTTCTTCCTGTTCTTCCCGTCGATGCTGTTCGTGGTGCTGGTGCTGCGCGTCGGGGTGAGCCGCGCCGAGGGCGAGTTCAGCAAGGGCTTCGGGGTCGTGCTGCTGGCCGCCTACCTGATCACCGTAGTGCTCGGCTACGTGGTCCCCGGCGCCCCCCGCGACCCACACGGCTGA
- a CDS encoding NYN domain-containing protein, with protein MQVRVYVYVYVYVYGFNLYYGAVKRTPYKWLDLVGLARQLVPAGFVVDKLKYFTARVSGVSNKRAPARQQAFLSALQTLPEVEIHMGSFLAKTIWRPLTNLPVAGRAIHAPTVATLPAGDHRVVGRPRPQTLPVKSYRQSSTGKKKRRITPPLPDAVIAEVHSMEEKGSDVNLAVHLLNDAWKGLFDYAVVMSNDTDLVEPIRMVTVEQRKPVMVVCPGRWPMAPKLRNVASHVRHIRATMLKAAQLPALIPGTTISKPQGW; from the coding sequence TTGCAAGTCAGAGTCTACGTCTACGTCTACGTCTACGTCTACGGCTTCAATCTGTACTACGGCGCCGTCAAGCGTACGCCGTACAAGTGGCTTGATCTTGTCGGGTTGGCCCGTCAGTTGGTACCTGCGGGTTTTGTCGTGGACAAGCTGAAGTACTTCACGGCGCGCGTCTCTGGAGTATCGAACAAGAGAGCGCCGGCCCGTCAACAAGCTTTCTTGAGCGCACTTCAGACGTTACCAGAGGTAGAGATACACATGGGTAGCTTTCTGGCCAAAACGATTTGGCGTCCGCTCACTAACCTGCCGGTCGCCGGCAGAGCAATCCACGCACCGACGGTTGCTACCTTGCCCGCCGGGGACCACAGAGTCGTAGGTCGGCCTCGTCCACAGACGTTGCCGGTGAAGAGCTATCGGCAATCGAGTACGGGAAAGAAGAAACGTCGGATCACGCCGCCGCTTCCTGATGCAGTGATCGCCGAAGTCCACTCGATGGAAGAAAAGGGCTCTGACGTTAACCTGGCGGTACATCTGTTGAACGACGCTTGGAAGGGACTGTTCGACTACGCGGTAGTGATGTCGAACGACACCGACTTGGTTGAGCCAATTCGCATGGTTACGGTGGAACAACGCAAACCAGTCATGGTGGTGTGCCCGGGACGTTGGCCCATGGCGCCAAAGCTGAGGAACGTCGCCAGTCATGTCCGTCACATCCGCGCAACAATGTTGAAGGCGGCACAGCTTCCCGCTCTCATTCCGGGAACCACCATCTCGAAGCCTCAAGGGTGGTAG